A region of Faecalibacterium taiwanense DNA encodes the following proteins:
- a CDS encoding ECF transporter S component — MSTTAMWLLLAVVVIVILFASVLYKRTFTTKELAMTGVMAALSLVAYLFFRVPFYGGSSFHLGNTFTALTALLLDGVSGGLAGAIGLALADILAGDPGYAVTTFVLKFIIGITCGAVAHKAFKLRDLDKHSSGYLVKVIVSAGSGLLLNVLTDPFLGYFRNVYIFGQEYTVAQALTKIAGGVTFVNSVASTVCAVILYLALRPALERAGLLPKGEKH; from the coding sequence ATGTCTACTACTGCAATGTGGCTGCTTCTGGCAGTCGTTGTCATCGTCATTCTGTTTGCAAGTGTGCTGTACAAGCGCACCTTCACCACCAAGGAGCTGGCCATGACCGGTGTCATGGCCGCTTTAAGCCTTGTGGCCTATCTGTTCTTCCGTGTGCCGTTCTACGGCGGCTCTTCGTTCCATCTGGGCAACACCTTCACCGCCCTGACCGCCCTGCTGCTGGACGGTGTGTCCGGCGGTCTGGCCGGTGCCATTGGTCTGGCGCTGGCCGATATTCTGGCCGGTGACCCGGGCTACGCCGTCACCACCTTTGTGCTCAAGTTCATCATCGGCATCACCTGCGGTGCCGTGGCGCACAAGGCATTCAAGCTGCGCGACCTCGACAAGCACAGCTCCGGCTATCTCGTCAAGGTGATCGTTTCTGCCGGTTCCGGCCTGCTGCTGAACGTGCTGACCGACCCGTTCCTTGGCTACTTCCGCAATGTGTACATCTTTGGTCAGGAATACACCGTGGCGCAGGCGCTGACCAAAATTGCAGGCGGCGTCACCTTTGTAAACAGCGTGGCCTCCACCGTGTGTGCGGTCATCCTGTACCTCGCCCTGCGTCCGGCCCTGGAGCGTGCCGGTCTGCTGCCCAAGGGCGAAAAACACTAA
- a CDS encoding putative RNA methyltransferase: MSKNEPFAPWQCPLCGEKLTGDSTLKCTKGHCFDRAKEGYWHLLPVQSMRTKAPGDSKEMVAARRAFLNAGYYGIFGKAVGELCAEYGQPASPEAALHLLDAGCGEGWYDRCIAQALAEKGRRVQLAGFDIAKSAVRLAAKALPTAQYAVASSFSQPVRTGWADLLLNCFSPFAQEEFLRVLRPGGRMIYVVPGAEHLYQMKAVLYEKPYKNPVQQIAYDGFAAIGEREVTGRVTVPHEQLEALFAMTPYYWKTPRGGAERLAALSQLETDISFRFLVFEKL, translated from the coding sequence ATGAGCAAAAATGAACCGTTTGCCCCATGGCAGTGCCCGCTGTGCGGGGAGAAACTGACCGGCGACAGCACCCTGAAATGCACAAAAGGCCACTGCTTTGACCGCGCCAAGGAGGGCTACTGGCATCTGCTGCCGGTGCAGAGCATGCGCACCAAGGCCCCCGGCGACAGCAAGGAGATGGTGGCCGCCCGCCGTGCGTTCCTGAATGCCGGATACTACGGCATCTTTGGCAAAGCGGTGGGTGAGCTGTGCGCAGAGTACGGCCAGCCTGCCAGCCCGGAGGCGGCGCTGCATCTGCTGGATGCAGGCTGCGGCGAGGGCTGGTACGACCGCTGCATCGCGCAGGCGCTTGCCGAAAAAGGCCGCCGGGTGCAGCTGGCGGGTTTTGATATCGCAAAGTCTGCGGTGCGTCTTGCGGCCAAGGCCCTGCCCACGGCACAGTATGCGGTGGCATCCAGCTTCAGCCAGCCGGTGCGCACCGGCTGGGCCGACCTGCTGCTGAACTGCTTTTCGCCCTTTGCACAGGAGGAATTCCTGCGGGTGCTGCGCCCGGGCGGACGGATGATCTATGTGGTGCCCGGTGCCGAACATCTGTACCAGATGAAGGCCGTGCTCTACGAAAAGCCCTATAAAAACCCGGTGCAGCAGATCGCCTATGACGGTTTTGCCGCCATTGGAGAACGGGAAGTGACCGGCCGCGTCACGGTGCCCCACGAACAGCTGGAAGCGCTGTTCGCCATGACACCCTATTACTGGAAAACGCCGCGCGGCGGGGCGGAGCGCCTTGCTGCGCTGTCCCAGCTGGAAACCGATATCTCGTTCCGGTTCCTTGTGTTTGAAAAGCTGTAA